The following nucleotide sequence is from Streptomyces brevispora.
GGATGGCGCCTTGCTGGAGGCACGATTCCTGATGTGTCACGGCGCCATCCCGCCATACGCGCACCTCCCGGCCCGAATTCCAAGGACGATCGCTTGTCGCCCTTCTCCTCTTCGCGGGAGCGTGAAAGTGGGCGGGGTCCCGACGTCGTAGTCACGTCGGGACCCCGCCCACATCAATCTGCTGAACGCTGTCTACCAGCGATACCAGCGGCCACGCCGCCCGCCGCCCGCCGCAGGGCGGATGATGAAGCCCAGCAGCCATACGACCAGCACGATGGCGGCGATCCACCAAAGGATCTTGAGTGCGAAGCCCGCACCGAAAAGGATCAGGGCGAGCAGAAGAACGAGAAGAATGGGAACCACTGTTATCAACCTCCAAGGCAACGACTGCCCCGGGCCGGCCCGTTCACACCTGCAGATCCTGTGTGTGGTTTACGCCACCCCGCCTCACGATAGTTTCCGTGAGGTGACAGCCGGGGTTTTGAGCGGCAGGTGTTCTGGCCGGACGTGGGATGTCGCGTTCATCGAATACGGAAGGATGTGAGTCGTTGTGACTGCGGACGAGAAGGCTCAGGCCAAGGGCGAGCCGGCCGAGGGCAAGGTCAAGAAGGTCGTCGGACGCGCTGTCGGCAACGAGTCCATGCAGGCCGAGGGGCGCGCCGACGAAAACGTTGATGACCTGCGCCAGGCCAACGCCAAGGACGCCATCAAGGAGTAATGCCGCTTCCACTTCGTACCGATCCCGGCAGTCGCATCTTGGCTGCCGGGATCTGTGCTGTTTACATCGCAAGCGTGTACAGGGAGCTTTCCCCGGGATGCGTCCACCAGGCCCGGATTCCAGGGGACTCACATCGAAACACATTGATTCCTTGGTTGCGAGGCGGGCGGACGGGAGCTGCCCCGCGGAAGAGTGTCGAAGCGCCGCGACGCCTCTCCGGCACCCTGGTGCGGATCATGCGGATCCCCCGCGAGCACTGATGGCATTGCTCAAGATGCGTGACTGGCCGGAGTCGCCAGACTGGCCTTATGGCAGAAGAACGTCGCACACGTGCCGGGAAAGCGAAGCCGGCCACCGCTCGCCGCGCAGCACCCGCGCGAGGCCCCGAACATGCGGCGAAGGCTGCCTGTAAGAGCCTGGAGGGGCTCATCGGTCACCCCGCAGAAGGTGTGTCCGCAGTCAAACATTCCGATGACGGCTGGTGCGTGGTCGTGGACGTCCTGGAAGTACCCAGGATCCCGGACACCACAAGTCTCCTCGCCTCGTACGAGGTGCAACTCGACCGGGTCGGCGAACTCCTGGAATACCGCCGGGTCCGCCGATACCGGCGGGGTTCCGCCGACGAATGATCGTGTTCGTTCCCCCTGCTGGAAGGACATTTCATGAGCGCGACCACATACTCCGACGAAGTAGTGGCCTGCCCGCCGCGCGCCGGCACGTTGTACGACGTACTGGAACTGATTCTTGACCGCGGCATGGTGATCGACGT
It contains:
- a CDS encoding gas vesicle protein, producing MAEERRTRAGKAKPATARRAAPARGPEHAAKAACKSLEGLIGHPAEGVSAVKHSDDGWCVVVDVLEVPRIPDTTSLLASYEVQLDRVGELLEYRRVRRYRRGSADE
- a CDS encoding hydrophobic protein, which gives rise to MVPILLVLLLALILFGAGFALKILWWIAAIVLVVWLLGFIIRPAAGGGRRGRWYRW
- a CDS encoding CsbD family protein; this encodes MTADEKAQAKGEPAEGKVKKVVGRAVGNESMQAEGRADENVDDLRQANAKDAIKE